CTGGAGACCGAGGTGATGGCCGAGATCGACGCCGCGACCGAGGCAGCGCGCGCCGCCCCCCTGCCGGAATTCGTGGCGGCGCAGGCCGATGTCTATACCCCGGCGGGAGTGTAGCGATGGCAGAGCTTCGCTACGTCCGTGCGCTGAACCAGGCCCTGTCCGACGCCATGGCGGAAGACCCGTCTGTCATCGTCTTCGGCGAAGATATCGCGGCGGCTGGCGGTCCCTTCGGCGTGACGCGCGGCTTGCTGGAAGCCTATGGCGAGGACCGTGTGCGCGACACGCCGATCTCGGAAGCCACCATTGTTGGCGCCGCCGTGGGCGCGGCGATGACCGGGCTGAAGCCGGTGGTCGAGATCATGTTCATGGATTTCGTCGCCATCGCGATGGATGCCATCGTCAACCAGGCGGCCAAGGCGCGTTTCATGTTCGGTGGTCAGGGCAGCGTGCCGATGGTGGTGCGCCTGCCGCATGGCGGCGGCGTCTCCGCCGGGCCGCAGCATTCGCAATGCCTGGAGGCATGGTTCGCGCATATCCCCGGTCTGAAAGTGGTGTGCCCGGCCAGCGTCGCAGATGCCTATGGGCTGATGCGCGCCGCCATCGATG
This region of Oceanibaculum indicum P24 genomic DNA includes:
- a CDS encoding alpha-ketoacid dehydrogenase subunit beta, which encodes MAELRYVRALNQALSDAMAEDPSVIVFGEDIAAAGGPFGVTRGLLEAYGEDRVRDTPISEATIVGAAVGAAMTGLKPVVEIMFMDFVAIAMDAIVNQAAKARFMFGGQGSVPMVVRLPHGGGVSAGPQHSQCLEAWFAHIPGLKVVCPASVADAYGLMRAAIDDPDPVIMVENKALYARKEDVPDDLPVVEIGKARIARPGRDATIVTYGAALYTALDAADTLAGEGVEAEVLDLRSLQPWDEAAVLESLSRTHRLVVAHEAVEAFGIGAEIAARMADIGFDELDGPIVRVGAPFMPVPFAKTLEQGYLPDAGRIADAVRKTLA